Proteins encoded together in one Lathyrus oleraceus cultivar Zhongwan6 chromosome 5, CAAS_Psat_ZW6_1.0, whole genome shotgun sequence window:
- the LOC127081888 gene encoding uncharacterized protein LOC127081888 — translation MSMVTKNNYDNWSIKMKVLLGAQDVWDIIEKGFKEQDEASLSQGVRETLKESRKRDKKVLFLIYQSVDEDTFEKISNATTAKEAWDKLQTCNKGMEQVKKIRLQTVRGDFECLFMEESESISNYFSRVLAVVNQLKRNGEDVDEVKVMEKILHTLNLCFDFIITNIEENGDLMTMTIEQLMGSLQAYKEKQNRKIKLKEDMEKLLQLNVKKKNYANYKSQRGRGCGQDPGHGQGHRREGRDGYNKYSNNGERSWNPQATRGRGRGNSWSRCDKSQIKCFNSNKIGHYASECRFSKKVV, via the coding sequence ATGTCGATGGTCACAAAGAACAACTATGACAATTGGAGTATCAAGATGAAGGTGCTACTAGGAGCTCAAGATGTGTGGGATATCATTGAGAAAGGCTTCAAGGAGCAAGATGAAGCCTCGCTAAGCCAAGGTGTAAGGGAGACATTAAAGGAGTCAAGAAAGAGAGACAAGAAAGTTCTCTTCCTCATTTATCAATCGGTGGATGAAGATACATTTGAGAAGATCTCCAATGCAACAACAGCCAAAGAAGCATGGGACAAACTTCAAACTTGCAACAAAGGAATGGAACAGGTGAAAAAGATTCGTCTTCAAACTGTTAGAGGTGATTTTGAATGTTTATTTATGGAAGAGTCCGAGTCAATTTCTAATTATTTTTCTCGAGTATTGGCCGTAGTCAATCAACTTAAAAGAAATGGTGAAGATGTTGATGAGGTGAAAGTCATGGAGAAAATACTTCACACTTTAAATCTATGTTTTGACTTCATTATTACCAACATTGAAGAAAACGGGGATTTAATGACCATGACTATTGAGCAACTCATGGGTTCCTTACAAGCAtacaaagaaaaacaaaatagaaaaattaAACTAAAGGAGGATATGGAGAAACTACTACAACTCAACGTAAAGAAAAAAAATTATGCGAATTACAAGAGCCAAAGAGGACGAGGTTGTGGCCAAGATCCTGGGCATGGACAAGGACATAGACGAGAAGGAAGAGACGGTTATAACAAATACTCTAACAATGGAGAAAGAAGTTGGAATCCACAAGCAACAAGAGGTCGTGGAAGAGGAAATTCATGGTCGAGGTGTGACAAATCACAAATCAAGTGCTTCAACAGCAACAAGATCGGTCACTATGCATCTGAGTGTAGATTCTCGAAGAAGGTTGTGTAG